The following nucleotide sequence is from Streptomyces pactum.
GTGGGCGGCCTGCGCCGCCTGGGCCAGCATCTCCCAGTACAGGGAGTTCCCCGACGCGCTCAGGTGGAGCTTCCGCAGGTCCCACAGGAGGAGCAGCCCGGGGTCGGGCCGGTCGCCCAGCGCGTGGGCGGCCCCCTCCCGCAGTGCCGTCAGCGGCGATGGCGGGTGCTCCTCCGGCGCCTCGGCCGGGTGTCCGCGGACGCGGCCGGCCTCGGCCAGTCGGTTCGCGTGCTCCCGGGACCAGCGGGCGAGGTCGGTGGCCACATGGTGCACCTCGTGCTCGGCGCGGTGGTGCTCCGCCACGGCGGTGAGCTGCCGGGCGAGCCGGCGTTCACCGTGGTGCAGGGCGCGCAGGACGAGGGTGGTGCCGTTCATGCTCCGCCTCCCGCCGGACCGGTCCAGGGCATCGCCGGGCCCTGCCGGACCAGGGCGGAACGGCCGCCGGTGGTGGGCGGTGCGGCTCCCGCGCGCCAGGGCGCGGAGGCGGTGGTGGTGGGCGCCGGGGAAGGCGTGCCGTTCCCCCGCTCCACCAGGGTGAGTGCCGCCGCCGCGGTCTTGAACAGGGGCTGCTTGGAGACCGGGTCCCAGTCGGTGACCGTGGTCTCGTTCGCGGCCCGCCCGGGTGTGCCGTCGGCCGGCCGGTGCCCGCCGGGGGTGTCCCAGTAGCCGTAGTGGAAGGGGACGAAGAGCAGTCCGGGCCGGATGCCGGTGATCCGCAGCCGGCCCCGCAGCGCGCCGCGGGGCGTACGGACCTCCACCACGTCCCCCTCCGCCAGGTCCGCGGCGGACGCGTCGGCGGCCGACGCCTCCACCCACACGTCGGGGGCCGCGGCGTCGAGCTGCGGCGCCCGGCCGGTCTTGGTGCGGGTGTGGAAGTGGTAGACGGTGCGTCCGGTGGTGAGCTGGAAGGGGTAGCGGTCGTCCGGCTCCTCGTGCGGCGGCAGGTACCCGGCGGCCCGCAGCATCCCCTTGCCCTCCGGGTTGGCCGCCCGGTACTCCACCGCGTCGGTGGCGGCCCCGGTGACCAGGTCCCGGCCGTAGCTCTCGCAGTCGTCCGGGCGGGCCCAGGTGATCCCGCCGGTGTACAGCCGCGGGGTGCCCTCCGGCGTGTCCTCGCCGCACGGCCACTGGATGCCGCTGCCGCCGCGCAGCGCGGCGTAGCTGATGCCGGTGTAGTCGCAGGGGCGGCCGGCGCTGCACCGCTTCCACGCCTCGAACGCCGACTCCGGGTCGTGCCAGCCGATCAGCGGGCCGCCGTCCCGGTCGCGGAAGTCCATCCGGGCGGCGTAGTCGAGGAAGATGTCGAGGTCGGGACGGGCCTGGCCGGGCGGTTCGACGGCCTTGTCGGACAGGTGCACGGTGCGGTCGGCGTTGGTGAACGTACCGGTCTTCTCGCCCCAGGTGGCGGCCGGCAGCACCACGTCGGCCAGGCGCGCGGTCTCGGTGAGGAACAGGTCCTGCACCACGACGAAGAGGCGGTCCTGGGAGAGCACGGAGCGGATGCGGGACAGCTCCGGCAGCGAGACGGCCGGGTTGGTGCCGCTGATCCACAGCATCCGGATCGAGCCCTGCTCGGCGAAGCGGAACATCTGCATGGCGTGGGTGGGCGGGGCGTGGTGGGGGATCGTCTCCGGCTCGACGTTCCACACCGCCGCCAGCTCCGCGACGTGCCGGTCGTTCTGCCAGTTGCGGAACCCCGGCAGGTCCCCGTTGGCCCCGCACTCCCGGGTGTTCTGCGCGGTGGGCTGCCCGTTCATCTGCAGGACGCCGGCCCCGGGCCGGCCGAGCATGCCGCGCAGCAGGTGCAGGTTGTTGATCTGCACCGCGGCCGCGGTGGCCTGGTGGGACTGGTAGACGCCCTGCAGCACGGTGGAGAGCAGCCGGTCGGCGGTCCCCAGCACCTCGGCCGCCTCCCGGATGCGTGCCGCGGGCACGTCGCAGATCCCGGCCGCCCACTCCGGTGTGCACGACGAGACCTCCCGGGCCAGCTCCTCGAAGCCCACCGTGTGCGCCGCGATGTAGTCGTGGTCGATGTGCCCGGCGCGGATGATCTCGTGCAGCAGCGCGTTGAGCAGCGCCACGTTGGTGCCGAGCCGGGGGGCCAGATGGACGGTCGCCCGGCGCGCGGCGGCGGTGGGGCGCGGGTCCACACACACCAGCCGGGGCGGGTCCCCGCCCGCCAGCCGGTCAAGGACACGCATCCACTGCACCGGCTGGGTCTCCGGCAGATTGTGGCCGAACAGCGCGATGACGTCGGCGTGGTCGATGTCGTCGTACGTGCCCGGCTGCCCGTCGCAGCCGAACGACTCCTTGAGCGCCTCCGCCGCGGTGGCGGTGCACAGACGGGTGTTGCCGTCCAGGTGGCCGGTGCCGATCCCGGCCCGGGCCAGCACGGCGAGGGTGTAGTACTCCTCCAGGAACAGCTGGCCGGAGGTGTAGAAGCCGATCGACCCGGGCCCGCGGTCCGCCAGCAGCTCCCGGGAGCGCTCCACGATCCGGTCCATCGCGGTGTCCCAGTCGGTCTCCTCCAGCCGTCCGGCGCGCCGGACCAGCGGCCGGGTCAGCCGGTCCCGGGCGGAGTTCGCCTGCCAGGCGAAGAGGTCCTTGGGCCCCAGGCGGCCCCGGTTGACCCGGTCCGACACCCGTCCGCGCACCCCCACCATGCGGCCGTCCCGGACCGCAATGTCCATCGCGTCCCCATCGGAGTGGAGGATCGAGGCGGTCTGGACCCACCGCTGCACGCTCTCCGGGCCGGTCCCCGGCTCCAGGAACGTGTCCACGCGCGCCGGCCACGGCTGGTGGCGCCGGTAGGGGGTCCGTCCGCCCCACGGGTCGGCGATCCTATCGACCGAGGTGTCCATCGCCGCCTTTCGGTGGTACCGACAGGAGGGCCGCCGCCGCCGTCACGGCGCGACGGCGGCCCGCGGTCCGCCTTCCACGGTTCACGGCAGATACTCCTCGACGGCGGCGGCGCCCTTCTCCCTGATGAGCCGGCGGGCCCGCTCGATCCGCTCCGGCGTGGGGTCCTGTCCGGCGAGCCGGACCAGGTCCTCCGGATCGATCGGCTGGTCGCTCCCGGTGCGGGGCTGGGACGGCTGACGCCGGTCGCGGGGCTGGTGTTCTTCCTGGTCACCCATGATGCGGCTCCTCGGGTACTCCGCTGGGCCAAGCTCCCTGCCCCCAGTATCCGGGGTCCGCGAGGATTTCTCCTCTCCGGCGCCGGGACCGTCCCGCTACCGGCCCGGCGGGGCGGGCCAGGTCCGGACCCGCCCGCTCCGGTACCCGTCCGTCCCGGTGACGGCCCGCGGGGCCCGGCGTGGCGGCCGGCGGAACGGGCCACCCGCCCGCCGGGTCGGCTCCGTGCCCGGCGGGCGGGGGAGGAGCGTGCCGGACGCGGCGGGGCCGGGCCACCTGCCCGTGGGCCCGGCCCAGGCGCCCGCCGGTGACGGCCGAGGCGGGGCGCTACCCCGCCACGAACTGCGTCAGCATGGCCTGCACCTCGTAGATGTCCACGCCCTTGGTGAACGTCTTCTCGATCGGCGTGGGGCTGCTGGATATCCAGATCTTCAGCTCCGCGTCGAGGTCGAAGTGGCCCGCCGTCTCCACCGCGAAGTGCGCGATGCTCTTGTACGGAACGGAGTGGTACTCGACCTTCTTGCCGGTGATCCCCTGCTTGTCGATGAAGATCAGCCGCCGGTCGGTGAAGAGGATGGTGTCCCGGATCAGCTGGTACGCGGCGTACACCTGCTCGCCCTGGCCCAGCAGCCGCTGGTACTCCCGCTGCGCCTTCCCCTGGTCCACCGTGTGCGCGTTGCCGAAAAGCCCCATGTCCCGTCCCCGTTCGACGCCGTATCCGTGGTCGCCGCACTGTAACAACGGCATCCGGCCGCCGGCTCGCCCGAACGGCGGACATCAGGGACCGGTCCGGGTCATCCCGGATGGAAACCGGGGCCCTGGGGGACGGAGCATCGGAGCATGCCACCGATGCTTCCGCGCCGCTCGCTTCTCGCCGGCGGCGCCCTGCTCGCCGCCGGCGGGCCGGCCCTGCTGTCCACCGCCCCCGAGGCCCGCGCCGCCTCGCGGGTCGTCACCGAACGGCGCCTGGACGAGCGCCTGGTGGAGCTCACCGTCGATTCGCCCGCCCTGGCCGCCCGCAGCACGGTCGCCCTGCTGACCCCGCGCGGCTGGCGGGAGCGGGGCCCGGACGACCGCTGGCCGACGCTCTACCTCCTGGCCGGCGGCGACGGCGACCACACCGTGTGGACGACGATGTTCCGGGTGCAGGACCTGCCGGAACTGCGCGATGTGCTGGTCGTCATGCCGGCCATGCCGCTGTTCGGTTTCTGGACCGACTGGTGGAACCACGGGGCCGGCGGGCCGCCGCGGGTCCGCAGCCACTTCCTCCGCGAGGTGGTGCCGCTGGTCGAGGAGCGGTACGGCGCGGGTCCGCGCCGCGCGGCGGCCGGTGAGTCGCAGGGAGGGTTCGGCGCGTTGTCCTTCGCCTCCCGGGTGCCCGGCCTGTTCCGCGCGGTCGCCTCCTTCGGGGCACCGGTGCACCCCATCCGGCACCCCGAGGTGTGGCTGTCGGGCGCCGCGTTCGTGGGCATCGACGGCCACGCCATCTTCGGGGACCCCTGGAAGCAGTGGGAGGTCTGGCTGGACTGGGACCCGTTCCACCGCGCGGAGGGCCTGCGCCGCACCCCCGTCTACCTCGCCGCGGGCGACGGCACCCCGGGGCCGCTCGACGGGGACGAACCCGAACCCCACATCCCCGGCACCGAGAAGTGGATCGCGCTCCTCCCCGACGACGTGGTCTCCGTCACCGAGGCGGTCTGCGGGCGGGAGGCGCGCATCCTGGGCCGCCGACTCGAACAGCTGGGCGCACCGGTCACCACCCACATCTACCCCGGGACCCACACCGGTACCTACGGCCACCGCGAGCTGCGGCACGCCCTGCCGATGCTGACCCGGGCCCTGCTCCGGCCCACCCGCGGCGGCCGGGGAAAAGGCCGTGGCGGGCCGGCGTCCTGGTCCGGGACTCGGGCTGGCGCGCCTGGCCGCCCAGGCTGCCGGAGCAGCCCATCTTCTACCCGGTCCTGGACGAGGACTACGCGGTCCGGATCGCCCGGGACTGGAACGTGAAGCACGACGGTGCCGGTTTCGTGACGCGCTTCGCGGTGGACTCGGAGTTCCTGACCCGGTACCCGGTACGGCAGGCCGGCGGGCGGACCATCCTCGAACTGTGGGTGCCGGCCGAGGAACTGGACGCGTTCAACGCCCACATCGTCGGCCCCATCGAGGTCGTGCACGAGTTCCGCTGACACCGGGGCGGCACCGGGACCGCCCCGGCGCCGCCCCGGTGTTCACGCCCGGCGCAAGGCGTCCCGGCCCGCGAAGCGCGCCGAGTCGCCCAGCTCCTCCTCGATCCGGATCAGCTGGTTGTACTTCGCCGTGCGGTCGGAACGGGAGAGCGAACCGGTCTTGATCTGACCGCAGCCGGTCGCCACCGCCAGATCCGCGATGGTGGTGTCCTCCGTCTCCCCCGAGCGGTGTGACATGACGGCCGTCCAGCCCGCCCGGTGGGCCGTGGTCACCGCGGCCAGTGCCTCGGTCAGGGTGCCGATCTGGTTGACCTTGATCAGCACCGAGTTGCCGACGCCGGAGCGGATGCCCTTGCGCAGCAGCGTCTCGTTCGTGCAGAACACGTCGTCCCCGGTGAGCTGGCAGCGGTCGCCGACGCGGGCGGTCAGCTCGCGCCAGCCGTCCAGGTCGTTCTCCGCCATCGGGTCCTCGACGGACAGGACCGGGTAGGCGTCGATGAGACCGGCCAGGTGGCCGGCGTGTTCGGCGGGGGTGCGGCGTACCCCCTCGCCCGCGTAGTCGTACACCCCGTCGCGGAAGAACTCCGACGACGCCGGGTCCATGACCAGGCCGATGTCCGTGCCGGGCCGGTAGCCGGTGCGCTCGATGGCGGCCACCAGGAAGTCGAGCGTCTCCTCGGCGGTACGCAGCTCGGGCGCGAAGCCGCCCTCGTCGCCGACGCCCGTGGAGTGTCCGGCGGCCAGCAGATCGCGGCGCAGGGTGTGGAAGACCTCGCTGCCCATGCGGACGGCTTCGGCGAAGGTGTCCGCGCCCACCGGCACGATCATGAACTCCTGGAAGTCCAGTGGGTTGTCGGCGTGCGCACCGCCGTTGACGACGTTCATCATCGGCAGCGGCAGGAGGCGGGCGTCGGCCCCGCCGAGGTAGCGGTAGAGGGGCTGCCGGTGGGCCGCCGCGGCGGCCTTGGCCGTGGCGAGGGAGACGCCGAGGATCGCGTTGGCGCCGAGCCGGGACTTCGTGGCGGTGCCGTCCAGGGCGATCAGCGCGGCGTCGAGACCCGCCTGGTCCGAGGCGTCCCGGCCACGCACGCACGCCGCGATCTCCCCGTTGACGTGGGCCACCGCACGGTCGACGCCCCTGCCGTGCCAGCGCGCAGCGACCCCGTCGCGCAGTTCCACGGCCTCCCGGGCGCCGGTGGAGGCGCCGGACGGGACGGCCGCGCGCCCCAGGGACCCGTCCGCCAGGACGATGTCCACCTCGACCGTGGGATTGCCCCGGCTGTCGATGATCCGGCGGCCGATGACGGTTTCGA
It contains:
- a CDS encoding molybdopterin oxidoreductase family protein, which translates into the protein MDTSVDRIADPWGGRTPYRRHQPWPARVDTFLEPGTGPESVQRWVQTASILHSDGDAMDIAVRDGRMVGVRGRVSDRVNRGRLGPKDLFAWQANSARDRLTRPLVRRAGRLEETDWDTAMDRIVERSRELLADRGPGSIGFYTSGQLFLEEYYTLAVLARAGIGTGHLDGNTRLCTATAAEALKESFGCDGQPGTYDDIDHADVIALFGHNLPETQPVQWMRVLDRLAGGDPPRLVCVDPRPTAAARRATVHLAPRLGTNVALLNALLHEIIRAGHIDHDYIAAHTVGFEELAREVSSCTPEWAAGICDVPAARIREAAEVLGTADRLLSTVLQGVYQSHQATAAAVQINNLHLLRGMLGRPGAGVLQMNGQPTAQNTRECGANGDLPGFRNWQNDRHVAELAAVWNVEPETIPHHAPPTHAMQMFRFAEQGSIRMLWISGTNPAVSLPELSRIRSVLSQDRLFVVVQDLFLTETARLADVVLPAATWGEKTGTFTNADRTVHLSDKAVEPPGQARPDLDIFLDYAARMDFRDRDGGPLIGWHDPESAFEAWKRCSAGRPCDYTGISYAALRGGSGIQWPCGEDTPEGTPRLYTGGITWARPDDCESYGRDLVTGAATDAVEYRAANPEGKGMLRAAGYLPPHEEPDDRYPFQLTTGRTVYHFHTRTKTGRAPQLDAAAPDVWVEASAADASAADLAEGDVVEVRTPRGALRGRLRITGIRPGLLFVPFHYGYWDTPGGHRPADGTPGRAANETTVTDWDPVSKQPLFKTAAAALTLVERGNGTPSPAPTTTASAPWRAGAAPPTTGGRSALVRQGPAMPWTGPAGGGA
- a CDS encoding PH domain-containing protein; the protein is MGLFGNAHTVDQGKAQREYQRLLGQGEQVYAAYQLIRDTILFTDRRLIFIDKQGITGKKVEYHSVPYKSIAHFAVETAGHFDLDAELKIWISSSPTPIEKTFTKGVDIYEVQAMLTQFVAG
- a CDS encoding alpha/beta hydrolase, which codes for MPPMLPRRSLLAGGALLAAGGPALLSTAPEARAASRVVTERRLDERLVELTVDSPALAARSTVALLTPRGWRERGPDDRWPTLYLLAGGDGDHTVWTTMFRVQDLPELRDVLVVMPAMPLFGFWTDWWNHGAGGPPRVRSHFLREVVPLVEERYGAGPRRAAAGESQGGFGALSFASRVPGLFRAVASFGAPVHPIRHPEVWLSGAAFVGIDGHAIFGDPWKQWEVWLDWDPFHRAEGLRRTPVYLAAGDGTPGPLDGDEPEPHIPGTEKWIALLPDDVVSVTEAVCGREARILGRRLEQLGAPVTTHIYPGTHTGTYGHRELRHALPMLTRALLRPTRGGRGKGRGGPASWSGTRAGAPGRPGCRSSPSSTRSWTRTTRSGSPGTGT
- the eno gene encoding phosphopyruvate hydratase, which produces MRAPAVGTASTVIETVIGRRIIDSRGNPTVEVDIVLADGSLGRAAVPSGASTGAREAVELRDGVAARWHGRGVDRAVAHVNGEIAACVRGRDASDQAGLDAALIALDGTATKSRLGANAILGVSLATAKAAAAAHRQPLYRYLGGADARLLPLPMMNVVNGGAHADNPLDFQEFMIVPVGADTFAEAVRMGSEVFHTLRRDLLAAGHSTGVGDEGGFAPELRTAEETLDFLVAAIERTGYRPGTDIGLVMDPASSEFFRDGVYDYAGEGVRRTPAEHAGHLAGLIDAYPVLSVEDPMAENDLDGWRELTARVGDRCQLTGDDVFCTNETLLRKGIRSGVGNSVLIKVNQIGTLTEALAAVTTAHRAGWTAVMSHRSGETEDTTIADLAVATGCGQIKTGSLSRSDRTAKYNQLIRIEEELGDSARFAGRDALRRA